From Salinicoccus roseus, one genomic window encodes:
- the mutS gene encoding DNA mismatch repair protein MutS, translating into MATVTPMMQQYLNIKEEHPGVLLFYRLGDFYELFYDDAITASKVLEITLTSRDKKKDPIPMCGVPYHSAKGYIERLIDQGYKVAICEQMEDPKKTKGMVKREVVRIITPGTLIDDFGMDDGRSNYILALDEESELFTAAYSDISTGEIFAFSTGDRDVLKSEIDRIRPREVVVEADIEGLMSELYSDPPVTTPFSNETHFPLEYGEGITEGEQKTLDLLVGYIRAHNMKDLKHFRTVEKHRIKETMQLNYAALSNLELLESLQTKKTKGSLFWYLNRTETPMGKRKLRKWIERPLLRRTAIEERHEAVAVLLDHFIEREDMRSLLNNVFDIERLVGRLSFGNIDAKDFVQLRDSLRGLPAIAEMLERIGLLGTPLFRAFDILDDVHGLLADSLDDSPPKTIREGGIFREGYSSRLDEYRYISNNGRVWLNDYIERERERTGIKNLKVGFNKVFGYYIEISKGNAVNFDAEKFDYQRKQTLTNAERFITPELKEMESKLLSAQDESVILEYELFVALREHMEQFIPRLQTTADIISTLDCLVSFATVANEYRLVRPEFSEDELSITEGRHPVVEKVIGENTYVPNSLDMDQDTFIYLITGPNMSGKSTYMRQVAIISIMAQMGMYVPAEAAVLPIFDQIFTRIGASDDLASGKSTFMIEMMEANDALQNATENSLLIFDEIGRGTSTYDGMSLAQAMLEYIHHHIGAKTLFSTHYHEMTRLSTELDHLKNVHVKATEYDGKLIFLHKVKPGPVERSYGIHVAKLAELPDEVTTRANDLLKTFEQDGRVTGSEQLSLPLDDTEAFEAHPVIDQLKSLDINQMTPLDAMMKLQELKNELEGE; encoded by the coding sequence ATGGCTACAGTAACACCGATGATGCAACAATATCTGAATATCAAGGAGGAGCACCCTGGTGTGCTGCTCTTCTATAGACTGGGTGATTTCTACGAGCTGTTCTACGATGATGCGATTACAGCGAGCAAGGTGCTTGAAATCACCTTGACATCACGGGACAAGAAGAAGGATCCCATACCGATGTGCGGCGTGCCGTACCATTCTGCGAAAGGCTATATCGAGCGGCTGATCGACCAGGGATACAAGGTTGCCATCTGCGAGCAGATGGAAGATCCGAAAAAGACGAAGGGCATGGTGAAGCGGGAAGTGGTGCGCATCATCACGCCGGGTACGCTGATCGACGACTTCGGCATGGATGACGGCAGGAGCAACTATATCCTTGCGCTGGATGAAGAATCAGAGCTCTTCACCGCCGCCTATTCGGATATTTCGACCGGGGAGATATTTGCATTTTCGACCGGTGACCGCGATGTGCTGAAGAGCGAAATCGACCGGATCCGTCCAAGGGAAGTCGTGGTCGAAGCGGACATCGAAGGCCTGATGTCAGAGCTCTATTCCGATCCGCCGGTGACCACCCCCTTTTCGAATGAGACGCATTTCCCGCTCGAATACGGGGAGGGGATCACGGAAGGAGAGCAGAAGACGCTCGATCTGCTCGTGGGATATATCCGCGCCCACAACATGAAGGACCTGAAGCATTTCAGGACCGTGGAGAAGCACCGCATCAAGGAGACGATGCAACTGAACTATGCGGCACTCTCCAATCTGGAGCTGCTAGAGAGCCTGCAGACGAAAAAGACGAAGGGTTCCCTGTTCTGGTACCTCAACCGTACGGAGACCCCGATGGGCAAGCGTAAGCTGAGGAAATGGATCGAGCGCCCGCTGCTCCGCCGGACGGCGATAGAAGAGCGCCATGAGGCCGTGGCTGTCCTCCTCGACCACTTCATCGAGCGTGAGGACATGCGCAGCCTGCTCAACAATGTATTTGACATCGAGCGGCTCGTCGGCCGGCTGAGTTTCGGCAACATCGATGCAAAGGACTTTGTACAGCTGAGGGATTCCCTAAGGGGACTTCCGGCCATCGCGGAAATGCTCGAACGGATCGGGCTGCTCGGTACGCCGTTGTTCCGGGCCTTCGACATTCTTGATGATGTCCACGGGCTGCTTGCGGACAGCCTCGATGATTCTCCGCCGAAGACCATCCGCGAGGGCGGCATCTTCAGGGAGGGCTACAGCAGCAGGCTCGATGAATACCGGTACATCTCAAACAACGGCAGGGTGTGGCTCAATGACTACATCGAACGCGAAAGGGAGCGTACCGGCATCAAGAACCTGAAGGTCGGATTCAACAAGGTGTTCGGCTACTACATCGAAATTTCCAAAGGCAACGCGGTGAATTTCGATGCCGAAAAGTTCGACTACCAGCGCAAGCAGACGCTGACGAACGCAGAACGCTTCATCACACCGGAACTCAAGGAGATGGAGTCGAAGCTGCTCAGTGCGCAGGATGAGAGTGTCATACTCGAGTACGAGCTGTTCGTCGCGCTCCGTGAACATATGGAGCAGTTCATCCCGCGGCTGCAGACGACAGCGGACATCATCAGCACATTGGACTGCCTCGTATCGTTTGCGACGGTGGCAAATGAATATCGTCTTGTACGCCCCGAGTTCAGCGAAGATGAACTGTCGATCACTGAAGGACGCCATCCTGTGGTGGAGAAGGTGATCGGGGAGAACACATATGTACCGAACTCCCTCGACATGGACCAGGATACATTCATCTATCTGATCACAGGACCGAACATGTCCGGCAAGAGTACCTATATGCGTCAGGTTGCCATCATCAGCATCATGGCCCAGATGGGCATGTATGTCCCGGCGGAAGCGGCAGTGCTGCCGATATTCGACCAGATATTCACCCGCATCGGGGCGAGTGATGACCTGGCCAGCGGGAAATCGACCTTCATGATTGAAATGATGGAGGCGAATGATGCCCTCCAGAATGCGACGGAGAACAGCCTCCTCATCTTCGATGAAATTGGACGGGGCACCTCGACCTATGACGGCATGTCCCTGGCCCAGGCGATGCTTGAATACATTCACCATCATATCGGGGCGAAGACGCTGTTCTCCACCCACTACCATGAAATGACCCGGCTCAGCACCGAGCTCGACCATCTGAAGAATGTGCATGTGAAGGCGACGGAGTACGACGGCAAATTGATTTTCCTGCACAAAGTGAAGCCGGGCCCTGTGGAGCGGAGCTACGGCATCCATGTGGCGAAGCTTGCCGAACTGCCGGATGAAGTCACCACCCGGGCGAATGACCTCCTGAAGACATTCGAACAGGACGGACGGGTGACCGGCAGCGAACAGCTTTCACTTCCCCTTGATGATACAGAGGCATTTGAAGCCCATCCGGTCATCGACCAGCTGAAGTCGCTCGACATCAACCAGATGACGCCGCTTGATGCGATGATGAAGCTGCAGGAACTAAAAAACGAGCTTGAAGGCGAGTGA
- a CDS encoding RicAFT regulatory complex protein RicA family protein, whose product MYTKDDIVKEAKELGNMIAQTEQVDFFKKAEAKIHENKDVREKMASLKSLQKQAVNFQNYGKERAYQMTEEKIKKVEAELDEMPIVNQFKESQGQVNELLQMVSHAISQTVTNDIITSTGGDLLQGETGAAMRNMPNQEDK is encoded by the coding sequence ATGTATACGAAAGATGATATTGTGAAAGAAGCGAAAGAACTCGGCAACATGATCGCCCAGACGGAACAGGTGGACTTCTTCAAGAAGGCCGAAGCCAAGATTCATGAAAACAAGGATGTCAGGGAAAAGATGGCAAGCCTGAAAAGTCTGCAGAAGCAGGCGGTCAACTTCCAGAACTACGGCAAGGAACGCGCCTATCAGATGACGGAAGAGAAGATAAAGAAAGTCGAGGCGGAACTCGACGAAATGCCGATCGTCAACCAGTTCAAGGAATCCCAGGGTCAGGTCAACGAACTGCTCCAGATGGTCTCCCATGCCATCAGCCAGACGGTGACGAACGACATCATCACGTCCACGGGCGGAGATCTGCTCCAGGGGGAAACCGGCGCGGCAATGAGGAACATGCCGAACCAGGAAGATAAATAA
- the hflX gene encoding GTPase HflX, translating into MSNTYSGVIIAVNTPKRKDIHTEVEELRSLAESVGIEIIGVHIQNRTTKDPKSYVGTGFLQETSESYDADEEIDYTIVNDEITASQNRAIEAVMDTKVIDRTQVILDIFSMRAQSKAGQLQVELAQLQYLVPRLKGQGINLSRLGAGIGTRGPGETKLETDRRHINQRIKEIKKQLKVVEAHRERYREKRNRNQVVKVSLIGYTNAGKSSLFNTMAKSDTYEENALFATLDPKTRQITLPSGFECILSDTVGFIQNLPTTLVESFKSTLEEAADSDFLIHVIDNSSDNLETHYDTVKQLISQLNMEHIPSIVFFNKTDIDDGRYYTPGEAHAYVNKDMLPQDILEVLEDFMKTYMEEYEAELPMSEPQKIYDLKRYTIVDEQEIDEEAGTYRLKGYEPPGSWSRRISERNEA; encoded by the coding sequence GTGTCAAACACATACAGCGGCGTCATCATTGCAGTGAATACGCCGAAAAGAAAAGACATTCATACAGAAGTGGAGGAACTCCGGAGCCTGGCCGAATCGGTCGGCATAGAAATCATCGGCGTCCACATCCAGAACAGGACGACCAAGGATCCGAAATCCTACGTCGGTACAGGCTTCCTCCAAGAGACATCCGAGAGCTATGATGCAGATGAGGAGATAGACTATACGATCGTCAATGATGAGATCACAGCCAGCCAGAACCGTGCAATAGAGGCTGTCATGGACACGAAGGTCATCGACCGCACACAGGTCATACTGGATATATTCAGCATGCGGGCACAGTCGAAGGCCGGTCAGCTGCAGGTCGAGCTGGCCCAGCTGCAGTATCTAGTTCCGCGGCTGAAGGGCCAGGGCATCAACCTCTCCCGCCTCGGTGCCGGCATCGGGACGCGTGGACCCGGGGAGACGAAGCTCGAAACCGACCGCAGGCACATCAACCAGCGGATAAAGGAGATAAAGAAGCAGCTTAAAGTCGTGGAGGCCCATCGTGAGAGGTACCGGGAAAAGAGGAACCGCAACCAGGTCGTGAAGGTTTCGCTGATCGGCTATACGAATGCAGGGAAATCCTCGCTGTTCAATACGATGGCGAAAAGTGATACGTATGAGGAGAATGCGCTCTTCGCCACGCTCGATCCGAAGACAAGGCAGATCACACTCCCGTCCGGTTTCGAATGCATCCTGTCCGACACCGTCGGCTTCATCCAGAATCTGCCGACGACGCTCGTCGAAAGCTTCAAGTCCACCCTTGAGGAAGCGGCCGACAGCGACTTCCTGATCCATGTCATCGACAATAGTTCAGACAACCTGGAAACCCATTATGACACTGTGAAGCAGCTCATCTCACAGCTCAATATGGAGCATATCCCTTCAATCGTCTTCTTCAACAAGACGGATATCGATGACGGGCGCTACTACACACCGGGTGAGGCGCATGCGTACGTCAACAAGGATATGCTGCCCCAGGATATACTCGAAGTGCTGGAAGACTTCATGAAGACGTACATGGAAGAGTATGAGGCCGAGCTGCCGATGTCAGAACCGCAGAAGATCTATGACCTCAAGCGGTATACCATCGTCGATGAGCAGGAAATCGATGAAGAGGCGGGGACATACAGGCTCAAAGGCTACGAACCACCCGGCTCATGGAGCCGGAGAATTTCAGAAAGAAACGAGGCATAA
- a CDS encoding glutathione peroxidase — MKTHLYDIEVHDDTGTRLRMEDFAGKVVLIVNTASECSFRNQLSELEFLYQKYRDEGLEILVFPSDDFINSEPLDAQAAKTHYRNEYGVTFRVMEKVQVKGDGIHPLFKYLTEGRSGLFTNTVKWNFTKFLISREGRIVNRFPPQKSPMSLEEDVKNVLRG; from the coding sequence ATGAAGACGCATCTATATGATATAGAAGTTCATGATGACACCGGTACAAGGCTGCGTATGGAGGATTTTGCAGGCAAAGTCGTACTCATCGTCAATACGGCCAGCGAATGCAGCTTCCGCAACCAGCTTTCCGAACTTGAATTCCTCTATCAGAAATATAGGGACGAAGGGCTCGAGATACTCGTATTCCCTTCAGATGATTTCATTAATTCCGAACCGCTTGATGCCCAAGCCGCCAAGACCCACTACCGCAATGAATACGGCGTGACGTTCCGGGTCATGGAAAAGGTGCAGGTCAAAGGGGACGGCATCCATCCCCTTTTCAAATATTTGACTGAGGGCAGAAGCGGTCTGTTCACCAATACAGTAAAATGGAATTTCACGAAGTTCCTCATTTCAAGGGAAGGCCGGATCGTAAACCGGTTTCCACCGCAGAAGTCACCCATGTCATTGGAAGAGGATGTAAAGAATGTCCTCAGAGGTTAA
- the thiW gene encoding energy coupling factor transporter S component ThiW has protein sequence MTRKMTITSVLVALNVVLSMFIIIPIGPIRAAPVQHLINVLSVVFTGPWAIVQAFLSSTIRIMMGTGSPFAYPGSMIGALLAFILYRRFRKIGLSAVGEVIGTGIIGSLTTFPLIMVLGLDRDFFWVLAPAFLVSTMIGSAVSWFLLRQLEEKGILKQFNI, from the coding sequence ATGACCAGGAAAATGACCATCACTAGTGTGCTTGTTGCGCTCAACGTCGTGCTCAGCATGTTCATCATCATCCCCATAGGGCCCATCAGGGCAGCACCCGTACAGCATCTCATCAATGTCCTTTCGGTGGTATTTACAGGTCCCTGGGCCATCGTTCAGGCATTCCTGTCATCCACGATACGGATCATGATGGGAACGGGCTCCCCATTCGCCTATCCCGGCAGCATGATCGGGGCGCTCCTTGCATTCATACTGTACAGGAGATTCAGAAAGATTGGACTCTCCGCCGTCGGGGAAGTGATAGGGACGGGCATAATCGGTTCGCTCACAACGTTTCCGCTGATCATGGTGCTCGGCCTGGACAGGGATTTCTTCTGGGTGCTGGCGCCGGCATTTCTCGTCAGTACGATGATCGGTTCGGCGGTCTCATGGTTCCTGCTCAGGCAGCTGGAGGAAAAAGGGATCCTAAAGCAGTTCAACATTTGA
- a CDS encoding alpha/beta fold hydrolase, translating to MKISEQMIYNGGREIEATVFSPEKPLCAIQLLHGMAEHKERYTEMMTWLAMNDCMVVMHDHRGHGRSAGDKGHFDDFNLLIDDALAVSAVIPSGLPKFILGHSMGSIAARRLLEYGVYDGGVIVGTGNKDGLLDGIASKLLRMVAGAAPEMRSKTVNRLAFLGYDAAFEGGRKNRWLSADDTNVKQYNGDPYCGFLMSNRALSEIVRHIRISTKHGNMKRLDPGGPILLIGGREDPFSNRGKDIGKLARRYRRYADSVTVQLYDTSRHEVLFEKNREQVYNRLLEWVMRHV from the coding sequence ATGAAGATCAGCGAACAGATGATATACAATGGAGGCAGGGAGATAGAGGCGACCGTCTTCTCGCCTGAAAAACCCCTCTGTGCGATCCAGCTTCTTCACGGCATGGCGGAGCATAAGGAGCGCTATACCGAGATGATGACATGGCTTGCGATGAACGACTGCATGGTGGTCATGCATGACCACCGCGGTCATGGCAGGAGTGCCGGAGACAAAGGCCACTTCGACGACTTCAACCTGCTGATCGATGATGCCCTGGCGGTGTCGGCAGTAATCCCCAGCGGCCTGCCGAAGTTCATCCTCGGGCATTCCATGGGTTCCATCGCAGCCAGGAGGCTCCTTGAATATGGTGTATATGATGGCGGCGTCATCGTCGGCACAGGGAATAAGGATGGCCTCCTTGACGGTATCGCATCGAAACTGCTGAGGATGGTGGCGGGCGCCGCACCAGAAATGCGGTCCAAAACCGTCAACAGGCTGGCCTTCCTGGGCTATGATGCAGCTTTCGAAGGGGGCCGGAAGAACAGATGGCTGTCCGCGGATGACACGAACGTCAAACAATATAATGGGGATCCATACTGTGGATTCCTGATGAGCAACCGGGCGCTGTCCGAGATCGTCCGCCACATCAGAATCAGCACGAAGCATGGAAACATGAAGCGGCTGGACCCCGGGGGCCCCATACTCCTGATCGGCGGCAGGGAGGATCCGTTCTCCAACAGGGGGAAAGATATAGGGAAGCTCGCGCGGCGCTACCGCCGGTATGCAGATTCAGTGACCGTGCAGCTCTATGATACGAGCCGCCATGAAGTGCTGTTTGAAAAGAATCGTGAACAGGTCTATAACAGATTACTGGAATGGGTGATGAGACATGTCTGA
- the mutL gene encoding DNA mismatch repair endonuclease MutL — translation MSPIKVLDSAIQNKIAAGEVVERPSSVVKELAENSIDAHATQVEVFIEESGMKQIRIVDNGDGIHHTDGPLLFQRHATSKIDTDYDLFQIRSLGFRGEALASIGAVAKVTVETKHTAGNPVFIRFEGGNLVEQIPGKERQGTDITITDLFFNTPARLKYMRSMRTESGKIIDIIQRMALANPGISFRLVLDGQEKIMTKGNGNLKEVISDIYGLNVARHAVEIEAHDADFDIRGYAIRPEINRSNRNYLNISVNRRFIKNFMLSQSIVNAYHTLLPKDKYPIVVIDIKMDPKLVDVNVHPSKIEVRFSKERELNKLLESAVSSHIKDEMLIPDVSKEKPRRQERPTQEALDFTAERAAPPQAEPSVQEAPRTREDQSTKSDYRVAPERTVLKETQARKPESSAPPKRRDTPSSVPHTHPGEKEREKLPYLEIVGQLHGTYIILQNDTGMYMMDQHAAQERIKYEYYSENIVQGETDGIPLLIPYTFEFPMNDIIAIDDRLKRLRSLGFEIEKTGIRQYAVTRYPNWIDERNPEADIEELIHFVSSKEDFSVNQYKEEMAIMMSCKRSIKANHYLDRPQIEALLESLRACRSPYTCPHGRPVIIHMSTYEIERMFNRIMK, via the coding sequence ATGAGTCCGATCAAAGTACTGGACAGTGCGATACAGAACAAGATAGCCGCAGGCGAAGTGGTAGAGCGTCCAAGCTCCGTCGTCAAGGAGTTGGCCGAAAACTCCATCGATGCCCATGCGACACAGGTGGAAGTGTTCATAGAGGAATCGGGGATGAAGCAGATCCGCATCGTCGACAACGGGGACGGCATCCATCATACGGATGGACCGCTCCTGTTCCAGCGGCATGCGACTAGCAAGATCGATACCGACTATGACCTCTTCCAGATCCGCTCCCTCGGCTTTCGCGGGGAAGCGCTCGCCAGCATCGGCGCCGTGGCGAAAGTCACGGTTGAGACGAAGCACACTGCTGGGAATCCGGTATTCATCCGCTTCGAAGGCGGAAATCTGGTCGAGCAGATTCCAGGCAAGGAGCGGCAGGGGACGGACATCACCATAACGGACCTCTTCTTCAACACACCGGCCCGGCTGAAGTACATGCGTTCCATGCGTACGGAAAGCGGCAAGATCATCGACATCATCCAGCGCATGGCACTGGCGAACCCCGGCATCAGCTTCCGGCTCGTCCTGGACGGCCAGGAGAAGATCATGACGAAGGGCAATGGCAACCTCAAGGAGGTCATCAGTGACATTTACGGCCTGAATGTCGCCCGCCATGCGGTAGAAATCGAGGCACATGATGCCGACTTTGACATCCGCGGCTATGCCATCCGGCCGGAGATCAACCGCAGCAACAGGAACTATCTCAACATTTCCGTCAACCGCAGGTTCATAAAGAATTTCATGCTGTCACAGTCCATCGTGAATGCCTACCATACACTGCTGCCGAAGGACAAGTATCCCATCGTCGTCATCGACATCAAAATGGATCCGAAACTTGTCGATGTGAATGTCCATCCTTCGAAGATAGAAGTGCGCTTCTCAAAGGAGCGTGAGCTGAACAAACTGCTCGAGTCGGCGGTCAGCAGTCACATTAAGGACGAGATGCTGATTCCGGATGTCTCAAAGGAGAAGCCGCGGCGGCAGGAGAGGCCCACCCAGGAAGCGCTGGACTTCACTGCAGAGCGGGCGGCACCGCCTCAAGCGGAACCATCAGTACAGGAGGCGCCGAGAACCCGGGAAGACCAGAGCACAAAATCTGACTACAGGGTAGCACCCGAGCGCACAGTACTTAAGGAGACGCAGGCCCGCAAGCCGGAATCGTCCGCGCCGCCAAAACGGCGGGATACGCCGTCGAGCGTTCCGCATACGCATCCGGGAGAGAAAGAGCGGGAAAAGCTGCCCTATCTCGAAATCGTCGGACAGCTGCATGGCACCTACATCATCCTGCAGAACGATACCGGCATGTATATGATGGACCAGCACGCCGCCCAGGAGCGGATCAAGTACGAATACTATTCGGAAAACATCGTCCAGGGGGAAACAGATGGCATCCCGCTCCTCATCCCATACACATTCGAATTCCCGATGAATGATATAATAGCAATAGATGACAGGTTGAAGCGGCTCCGTTCCCTCGGCTTTGAAATTGAAAAGACGGGAATCAGGCAGTACGCAGTGACACGCTATCCGAATTGGATCGATGAAAGGAATCCGGAAGCCGACATAGAGGAACTGATCCACTTCGTTTCATCAAAGGAGGACTTCTCCGTCAACCAGTACAAGGAGGAGATGGCGATCATGATGAGCTGCAAGCGGTCGATCAAGGCCAATCATTATCTCGACAGGCCGCAGATCGAAGCCCTGCTCGAATCCCTCAGAGCCTGCAGATCACCCTACACCTGTCCGCACGGCCGGCCGGTCATCATCCATATGAGCACTTATGAAATCGAGCGCATGTTCAACCGCATCATGAAATAG
- a CDS encoding energy-coupling factor transporter transmembrane component T family protein, with amino-acid sequence MSEAVKRYITFADRVNPLVKILVAVALFLTVILIHDPNHLFHLAVIMFILLLLLSGVKYIYIGLLTGAILFFGFISSLYMIFYGEGTTTIFRFGIIHVTEESAVRGIHIMMRGITLSFFGALIVFTTRITDVFYSLMQQGRLKPKYAYSFMAAVRMVPIIAGEYMALRRARKVRRALIHRKYITGLKGFISAIVTLLSQSIRRAWRLGVAMESKGFDDGPRTYYHRTTYSIHDLHFVLLIVLGVILSAFLGEWFSPFDTVDAR; translated from the coding sequence ATGTCTGAAGCGGTGAAGCGGTACATCACATTCGCCGACCGGGTCAATCCCCTCGTCAAGATCCTTGTGGCCGTCGCGCTTTTCTTGACCGTCATCCTCATCCATGACCCGAATCACCTTTTCCATCTGGCGGTCATCATGTTCATTCTGCTTCTCCTGCTGAGTGGTGTGAAGTACATCTATATTGGACTCCTGACGGGCGCCATCCTGTTTTTCGGCTTCATTTCAAGCCTGTATATGATCTTCTACGGCGAGGGGACGACGACGATCTTCCGGTTCGGCATCATCCATGTCACCGAAGAAAGTGCTGTACGCGGCATCCACATCATGATGCGCGGCATCACACTCTCCTTCTTCGGTGCACTCATCGTCTTCACGACGCGGATTACCGATGTCTTCTACAGTCTGATGCAGCAGGGGAGGCTGAAGCCGAAATATGCCTATTCGTTCATGGCTGCAGTCCGTATGGTCCCGATCATTGCCGGTGAATACATGGCACTCAGACGGGCGCGCAAAGTGAGGCGGGCGCTGATCCACCGCAAGTACATTACTGGACTGAAAGGCTTCATATCAGCGATTGTCACACTCCTCAGTCAGAGCATCAGACGTGCCTGGCGCCTTGGGGTCGCCATGGAATCGAAAGGCTTTGACGACGGACCGAGGACCTACTACCACCGCACCACCTATTCCATCCATGATCTCCACTTCGTCCTGCTCATCGTACTCGGTGTCATCCTTTCCGCTTTCCTTGGGGAGTGGTTCAGCCCATTTGACACTGTAGATGCGAGATGA
- the hfq gene encoding RNA chaperone Hfq: MTNGDLQDKFLSEFKESEVEVTVFLVNGFQMRGTVIDFDKFVIQLHSGGKNHLIYKHAISTFTK, from the coding sequence ATGACTAATGGCGATCTACAGGATAAGTTTCTCAGCGAATTCAAGGAGTCCGAAGTCGAGGTTACCGTATTTCTGGTGAACGGTTTTCAGATGAGGGGTACCGTCATCGATTTTGATAAATTCGTCATCCAGCTCCACTCCGGCGGCAAGAACCACCTGATCTATAAGCATGCCATCAGCACATTCACAAAATAG
- the miaA gene encoding tRNA (adenosine(37)-N6)-dimethylallyltransferase MiaA: MSEKKKLLILVGPTAIGKSQLGVEIAKRFNLEVISGDSMQVYQGMDIGTGKITDEEMDGVQHYMIDVMPPDTTFSVHQFQKHVDEIIDEFHEDGRVPFIVGGTGHYIRALIYGYEFDDEDDEEKRALTERFERMGTPILHSRLKSIDPKLAEEIHANNRKRVIRALVKHELSDRISNRIGPGYTDEMKYDTFIVGLTRDRKLIHSNIDARVDKMFEMGLEDEVRNLFQHRSLSKTAGAAIGYKEFLPYFEGEASLNDVKESIKQHTRQYAKRQLTFFRNQLPVKWYDLDSVNTDIIFEDIYQFLQAKERKKND; encoded by the coding sequence ATGTCTGAAAAGAAGAAGCTGCTTATACTCGTAGGTCCGACCGCCATAGGAAAATCACAGCTCGGTGTTGAAATCGCAAAGCGGTTCAACCTGGAGGTCATCAGTGGTGATTCGATGCAGGTGTACCAGGGGATGGATATCGGTACAGGAAAGATAACGGATGAAGAAATGGATGGTGTGCAGCACTACATGATAGACGTCATGCCTCCGGATACCACATTTTCAGTGCATCAGTTCCAGAAGCATGTGGACGAAATCATAGATGAATTCCACGAGGACGGCCGCGTGCCGTTCATCGTGGGCGGCACCGGCCACTATATCCGGGCGCTGATCTATGGCTATGAGTTTGATGATGAGGACGACGAGGAGAAGCGGGCTTTGACGGAGCGGTTTGAAAGGATGGGCACGCCGATCCTCCACAGCCGCCTCAAATCCATCGATCCGAAGCTTGCCGAGGAGATCCATGCGAATAACCGCAAGCGTGTCATCCGTGCCTTGGTCAAGCATGAACTGAGTGACAGGATCAGCAACAGGATCGGGCCCGGCTACACAGATGAAATGAAATATGATACATTTATAGTAGGATTGACGCGTGACAGGAAGCTGATACACAGCAACATCGATGCACGTGTCGATAAAATGTTCGAGATGGGCCTCGAGGATGAAGTGAGGAATCTATTCCAACACCGTTCATTGTCGAAAACAGCGGGTGCAGCAATCGGCTACAAGGAATTCCTCCCTTACTTCGAAGGGGAGGCATCCCTCAATGATGTGAAGGAATCCATCAAGCAGCATACCAGGCAGTACGCAAAGCGGCAGCTGACCTTCTTCAGAAACCAGCTTCCCGTCAAATGGTATGACCTTGATTCAGTGAACACAGATATAATATTTGAGGATATATATCAATTCCTACAGGCGAAGGAGAGAAAGAAAAATGACTAA